ATGATGTTGTGCCAGCGACTGGAGAGTGGAGGATAACAGAGCCGTTTAACCCGCTGGTAAAGGATGGTAGGATCTATGGTAGAGGGGCGAGCGACATGAAGGGTCCTTTAGCATCTATGTTAATTGCTTTTAAGGCTCTTGCTGAGCATAGAGGCGAGTTGGTTGGTGTGGTGTCTTTTTCAGCCGTGCCCGATGAGGAGATCGGGGGAGGGGCGGGTGCAAGATTTCTTGTTGAGCAGAAGGGTAGGTTCGCTGATCTATGCATAATCGCAGAACCAAGCGGGTTGAGCAGCATTTGGGATTCACATAAAGGTCAAGCTTGGCTTGAGGTTACAGTAAGAGGCAAGTCAGCCCACGCTTCAACACCTTGGCTGGGTGTTAACGCTTTCGAAAGGGCCTGCAGGTTGGTTGTCTGCTTATCAGAGAGTTATGTTAAGCAGCTGCCAACCAAGAGGTTCGCTAAACTCGTACCATATGACGACGCTATACCCGTGGTCACTTTAGGTGGTGTGGTGAAGGGAGGTGGGAAGGTGAATATCGTACCAGATGCTCTTACATTCACCGTAGATAGGCGTACTGTCCCTGGTGAGACATTTGAAGAAGCTAAAAGCGAGTTTCTTGACGCGCTGTATAGATGTGCGGACAGCCTCGGTATTCCAAGGGAGGATCTGGAGGTTAGAACGATCTTAGCTGGTGAGCCGTGTGTGATGCGTGATGAAGGTCTTAAAAGAGGGTTTGCTGAAGCTGTGGAGGATGCCTTAGGCTTGAAGCCAGTATTTAAGATATGTCAAGGGGGTTTGGATATGAGGTATTTTGTTGCCGCTAATATACCAACGTTAACATATAGTGGGGGTGATTCGTCTAAAGCGCATACAGCGGACGAGTGTGCTGAGATATCGGATTTATTGGGCGCGGCGAAGGTTTACGCGTTATACGCTTACCGGAAACTAAGCAGATCTAAGTAGATTCGGCTTCTTTGGGGCTTAGCCCTATCTTCTGCTTTATCAGCGCTATCTCTCTTTCGAGCTTCTAGAATCTCCTATCCATGTATTGCTTAAGGTCTTCCCTCAAAGCCCTAATTTCACCTCTAGTCTCTCTGATCTCCTCCCTAAGCTCATTTCTTGTCGCTATAATCTCGTTTCTCGTCGCCCTTATTTCGGCTAATGTTTCATCCTGCTTCTTCAGCATCGTCTTTATATCTCCCTTCATCTCTTTGATGTCGTCTCTCATCTCGACACCAACGGTAGCTATCTTCACCAGCTGCTCTAGGCTGAGCTGCTCCCTGTATTCTTTCACATCCATTACTTCGCCATCGTAGCCTTCGACTATTACCTCGCTCACATCTGCTGAAGGCGGCTTCTCAGATTTAACGGTTTGAATAAATTTATTGACAGTATTTTCGTTTCCCTCGATCAAAACGATTAGGTCTTCGCCTACGTTAGATGCTTCAAACCCTTTAAGAGTATGTGCTCTGCTTAGTAGGAGGAGTCTGTAGCCAACATCCTGAACTCTTCTGCCTTTGATTGTGATCTTAGCCTTCACAGCCTCTTTGGTTATGGTTTGGGTTGTTCTTTAAGGTTGTGGTTTGTTTGATATGTTTTTTGAGGATGTGGGGGATTGATTTAGTTCAGCTCCAGTTGTAGTGGTCGGTTTGTAAGGTTGTTTGTGCTTTGTGAAGAGAGCATGGAGAGAACATATGGAAGTGGGCGGAGGGAGAAGGGTTAGAGGCTAAAAAAAGCGTCTGTTTGCTAACAAACAAGCTACACGCCACACGATGTATCTTAAGTTTTGCAATTTGTGGAGGTTGTCGCATAATTAGAAGGCTATATGTGTTATTTGTTTAGCTGTGGTTTAATAGGTTGGGCTCAATACTATGCTTTTGTTTGGTTGATTGGGTTAAAGGGGGTTTCGTCATTCT
This genomic stretch from Nitrososphaerota archaeon harbors:
- a CDS encoding M20 family metallopeptidase — protein: MSGLSAAEEKLIKEVDGLEGLLVEMVKEFIAIPTVNPPGLNYVEMVERIGWWCRRFGLGVEVIDVPIDVVAARSPDSQNHPRKILLAYLGDREGKPHIHFNGHYDVVPATGEWRITEPFNPLVKDGRIYGRGASDMKGPLASMLIAFKALAEHRGELVGVVSFSAVPDEEIGGGAGARFLVEQKGRFADLCIIAEPSGLSSIWDSHKGQAWLEVTVRGKSAHASTPWLGVNAFERACRLVVCLSESYVKQLPTKRFAKLVPYDDAIPVVTLGGVVKGGGKVNIVPDALTFTVDRRTVPGETFEEAKSEFLDALYRCADSLGIPREDLEVRTILAGEPCVMRDEGLKRGFAEAVEDALGLKPVFKICQGGLDMRYFVAANIPTLTYSGGDSSKAHTADECAEISDLLGAAKVYALYAYRKLSRSK
- a CDS encoding acylphosphatase; the encoded protein is MKAKITIKGRRVQDVGYRLLLLSRAHTLKGFEASNVGEDLIVLIEGNENTVNKFIQTVKSEKPPSADVSEVIVEGYDGEVMDVKEYREQLSLEQLVKIATVGVEMRDDIKEMKGDIKTMLKKQDETLAEIRATRNEIIATRNELREEIRETRGEIRALREDLKQYMDRRF